The following are encoded in a window of Sminthopsis crassicaudata isolate SCR6 chromosome 5, ASM4859323v1, whole genome shotgun sequence genomic DNA:
- the TMEM139 gene encoding transmembrane protein 139: MGKAVKPLTLLCCASTLLGFALMGLQPDIKPVAYFFLTLGGLFLLISLFCFMECGFQAIQTDTTRALSSTRDNAAFEVPSYEEAVVPPQDPNSNLGEPPPYSTVVPSQLQEEESNHLAGHTGARKARRVRSEGTMTQTEGSLGTPINLHLPGHLIGSTAPPLQSLTHLEPLTPPPEYELRPNNQDISDDSVCDDDSVFCEEGRTPP; the protein is encoded by the exons ATGGGGAAAGCGGTGAAGCCATTGACCCTTTTGTGCTGTGCCTCCACCCTCCTAGGGTTCGCCCTAATGGGCCTGCAGCCGGACATCAAGCCTGTGGCTTATTTCTTCCTCACCTTAGGTGGACTCTTTCTCCTTATTAGCCTCTTTTGTTTCATGGAATGCGGATTCCAGGCAATTCAAACAGATACCACAAGGGCTTTGAGCTCAACTAG GGACAATGCAGCCTTTGAAGTACCAAGCTATGAGGAAGCTGTGGTACCACCTCAGGACCCCAACTCGAATTTGGGTGAGCCCCCACCCTACAGCACGGTGGTTCCCTCACAGcttcaggaagaggaatctaaCCATTTGGCAGGACACACAGGAGCCAGAAAAGCTAGGCGGGTAAGGTCAGAAGGTACAATGACCCAGACCGAAGGATCTTTAGGCACCCCAATCAATCTCCACCTTCCGGGACATCTCATAGGGTCTACAGCACCCCCACTGCAAAGCCTGACTCACCTGGAGCCTCTTACCCCACCCCCAGAATATGAGCTCAGACCTAATAACCAAGACATCAGTGATGACAGCGTTTGTGATGATGACAGCGTATTCTGTGAAGAGGGCCGGACACCTCCCTAA
- the LOC141542945 gene encoding glutathione S-transferase kappa 1-like isoform X2, with protein MTSQQRPRRRPHSGSRSPGQGLQVLCRYQNIWNINLQLRPTFLAGIMKDSGNLHPLLVPQKNKYLSQELQYMAKFYQVPLVIPKDPRGVIIDKGSLDAMRFLSSVEMENPEMLEKVSRELWMRVWSQDEDITEPRSILIAAEKTGLSEEQAGFLLKKCSTEEVKQKLRDTTNEACGHGAFGLPTIVFNVNKKSHMLFGSDKLELLAYLLGEQWLGPVPKTVKGRQTLIN; from the exons ATGACCTCCCAGCAGCGGCCTCGCAGGCGGCCGCACAGCGGCAGCAGGAGCCCAGGGCAGGGCCTGCAG GTCCTGTGTCGATATCAGAACATCTGGAACATCAACCTGCAGCTGCGCCCAACTTTCCTGGCAGGGATAATGAAAGACAGTG GGAACCTACACCCTTTACTTGtacctcaaaaaaataaatacctgAGTCAGGAACTCCAGTACATGGCGAAGTTTTACCAAGTTCCCCTTGTGATTCCCAAGGACCCTCGAGGAGTGATCATAGATAAAG GGAGCCTGGATGCCATGCGATTCCTCAGTTCTGTCGAAATGGAGAACCCTGAGATGTTGGAGAAAGTGTCTAGAGAGCTGTGGATGCGTGTCTGGTCACAG GATGAAGACATCACGGAACCCAGGAGCATCCTGATT GCTGCAGAGAAAACAGGACTTTCTGAAGAACAAGCGGGGTTTCTTCTGAAAAAGTGTTCCACTGAAGAGGTGAAGCAGAAGCTAAGAGACACTACAAATGAAGCCTGTGGACATGGG GCCTTTGGGCTACCCACTATAGTGTTCAACGTGAATAAAAAATCCCACATGCTTTTTGGTTCTGACAAGCTGGAGCTGCTGGCCTATCTACTAG GGGAACAGTGGCTGGGCCCAGTACCCAAAACTGTGAAAGGCAGACAAACTCTCATCAATTGA
- the LOC141542945 gene encoding glutathione S-transferase kappa 1-like isoform X1, whose translation MAGLRRKLEFFYDLLSPYCWLSFEVLCRYQNIWNINLQLRPTFLAGIMKDSGNLHPLLVPQKNKYLSQELQYMAKFYQVPLVIPKDPRGVIIDKGSLDAMRFLSSVEMENPEMLEKVSRELWMRVWSQDEDITEPRSILIAAEKTGLSEEQAGFLLKKCSTEEVKQKLRDTTNEACGHGAFGLPTIVFNVNKKSHMLFGSDKLELLAYLLGEQWLGPVPKTVKGRQTLIN comes from the exons ATGGCGGGCCTGCGGAGGAAGCTGGAATTCTTCTACGATTTGCTGTCCCCTTATTGTTGGCTGAGCTTCGAG GTCCTGTGTCGATATCAGAACATCTGGAACATCAACCTGCAGCTGCGCCCAACTTTCCTGGCAGGGATAATGAAAGACAGTG GGAACCTACACCCTTTACTTGtacctcaaaaaaataaatacctgAGTCAGGAACTCCAGTACATGGCGAAGTTTTACCAAGTTCCCCTTGTGATTCCCAAGGACCCTCGAGGAGTGATCATAGATAAAG GGAGCCTGGATGCCATGCGATTCCTCAGTTCTGTCGAAATGGAGAACCCTGAGATGTTGGAGAAAGTGTCTAGAGAGCTGTGGATGCGTGTCTGGTCACAG GATGAAGACATCACGGAACCCAGGAGCATCCTGATT GCTGCAGAGAAAACAGGACTTTCTGAAGAACAAGCGGGGTTTCTTCTGAAAAAGTGTTCCACTGAAGAGGTGAAGCAGAAGCTAAGAGACACTACAAATGAAGCCTGTGGACATGGG GCCTTTGGGCTACCCACTATAGTGTTCAACGTGAATAAAAAATCCCACATGCTTTTTGGTTCTGACAAGCTGGAGCTGCTGGCCTATCTACTAG GGGAACAGTGGCTGGGCCCAGTACCCAAAACTGTGAAAGGCAGACAAACTCTCATCAATTGA
- the LOC141542945 gene encoding glutathione S-transferase kappa 1-like isoform X3, protein MIYVHRIELNNSPAGNLHPLLVPQKNKYLSQELQYMAKFYQVPLVIPKDPRGVIIDKGSLDAMRFLSSVEMENPEMLEKVSRELWMRVWSQDEDITEPRSILIAAEKTGLSEEQAGFLLKKCSTEEVKQKLRDTTNEACGHGAFGLPTIVFNVNKKSHMLFGSDKLELLAYLLGEQWLGPVPKTVKGRQTLIN, encoded by the exons ATGATATATGTTcatagaattgaattaaataactcCCCCGCAGGGAACCTACACCCTTTACTTGtacctcaaaaaaataaatacctgAGTCAGGAACTCCAGTACATGGCGAAGTTTTACCAAGTTCCCCTTGTGATTCCCAAGGACCCTCGAGGAGTGATCATAGATAAAG GGAGCCTGGATGCCATGCGATTCCTCAGTTCTGTCGAAATGGAGAACCCTGAGATGTTGGAGAAAGTGTCTAGAGAGCTGTGGATGCGTGTCTGGTCACAG GATGAAGACATCACGGAACCCAGGAGCATCCTGATT GCTGCAGAGAAAACAGGACTTTCTGAAGAACAAGCGGGGTTTCTTCTGAAAAAGTGTTCCACTGAAGAGGTGAAGCAGAAGCTAAGAGACACTACAAATGAAGCCTGTGGACATGGG GCCTTTGGGCTACCCACTATAGTGTTCAACGTGAATAAAAAATCCCACATGCTTTTTGGTTCTGACAAGCTGGAGCTGCTGGCCTATCTACTAG GGGAACAGTGGCTGGGCCCAGTACCCAAAACTGTGAAAGGCAGACAAACTCTCATCAATTGA
- the LOC141542945 gene encoding glutathione S-transferase kappa 1-like isoform X4, with protein MAGLRRKLEFFYDLLSPYCWLSFEVLCRYQNIWNINLQLRPTFLAGIMKDSGSLDAMRFLSSVEMENPEMLEKVSRELWMRVWSQDEDITEPRSILIAAEKTGLSEEQAGFLLKKCSTEEVKQKLRDTTNEACGHGAFGLPTIVFNVNKKSHMLFGSDKLELLAYLLGEQWLGPVPKTVKGRQTLIN; from the exons ATGGCGGGCCTGCGGAGGAAGCTGGAATTCTTCTACGATTTGCTGTCCCCTTATTGTTGGCTGAGCTTCGAG GTCCTGTGTCGATATCAGAACATCTGGAACATCAACCTGCAGCTGCGCCCAACTTTCCTGGCAGGGATAATGAAAGACAGTG GGAGCCTGGATGCCATGCGATTCCTCAGTTCTGTCGAAATGGAGAACCCTGAGATGTTGGAGAAAGTGTCTAGAGAGCTGTGGATGCGTGTCTGGTCACAG GATGAAGACATCACGGAACCCAGGAGCATCCTGATT GCTGCAGAGAAAACAGGACTTTCTGAAGAACAAGCGGGGTTTCTTCTGAAAAAGTGTTCCACTGAAGAGGTGAAGCAGAAGCTAAGAGACACTACAAATGAAGCCTGTGGACATGGG GCCTTTGGGCTACCCACTATAGTGTTCAACGTGAATAAAAAATCCCACATGCTTTTTGGTTCTGACAAGCTGGAGCTGCTGGCCTATCTACTAG GGGAACAGTGGCTGGGCCCAGTACCCAAAACTGTGAAAGGCAGACAAACTCTCATCAATTGA
- the GSTK1 gene encoding glutathione S-transferase kappa 1, with the protein MASLPRKLELFYDVLSPYSWLGFEVLCRYQNIWNINLQLRPSFIAGIMKSSGNKPPALVPKKGKYMLSDLHHLKNFYQVPIQPPKDFFSVVLEKGSLTAMRFLTAVNIEKPEMLEKVSRELWMRIWSQDEDITEPQSIMTAAKKAGLSEEEAKDLLEKCSTDKVKNRLKETTEAACKYGAFGLPTLVVHIDDKSHMLFGSDRMELLAYLLGEQWLGPVPSTVKGKL; encoded by the exons ATGGCGAGCCTGCCTCGGAAGCTGGAGCTCTTCTACGATGTGCTGTCCCCTTATTCCTGGCTGGGCTTTGAG GTCCTTTGTCGCTATCAGAACATCTGGAATATCAACCTTCAACTGCGCCCCAGCTTCATCGCCGGAATCATGAAGAGCAGTG GGAACAAGCCACCTGCCTTGGTGccaaaaaaaggcaaatacaTGTTGAGCGACCTCCACCATCTTAAGAACTTTTACCAGGTTCCCATCCAGCCTCCAAAGGACTTCTTCTCTGTCGTATTAGAAAAAG GGAGTTTGACTGCTATGCGATTCCTCACTGCTGTCAACATAGAGAAACCTGAGATGTTAGAAAAAGTGTCTCGAGAGTTGTGGATGCGTATTTGGTCACAA GATGAAGATATCACCGAACCCCAAAGCATCATGACT GCTGCAAAGAAAGCAGGACTTTCTGAAGAAGAGGCTAAGGATCTATTGGAAAAGTGTTCAACTGACAAAGTAAAGAATAGACTCAAAGAGACCACTGAAGCAGCCTGCAAGTATGGT GCCTTTGGGCTGCCCACTCTAGTGGTCCACATAGATGACAAATCCCACATGCTTTTTGGTTCTGACAGGATGGAGCTGCTGGCCTACTTATTAG GAGAACAGTGGCTGGGCCCGGTGCCCAGCACTGTGAAGGGCAAGCTCTAA